GGTATCCAGGGGCCTACTGGTCCGCAGGGTATTCAGGGGCCTACTGGTCCTGTAGGCGCATCAGGAAATACTTTTTATTTAGCTACAGACCAATCTATTGCAAATAATCAGTATTTAGGCTTGGGCAATGCTTCTGCTGAATTTACAAGAAATACAATTGTCGTTGGTGAAGATTCAACAATTGTAGGCTTAATGCTTAGCATCAGAACAGAGCCATTAGGTGTTAATGACACCGTATCAGCCCAGGTTGTACGGAGTACAACATGCGGCGATGGATTAATTGATACGGGAATTATAGCAACCGTCACGGGTCCAAGTAGCGAAGGTGATCGCAACTGCTGCGCCTTTATTGCAGCAGATTATGATGTTTTTAGCTGTGATCTACTTTCCATTAGAATCACTCGTACCGGAAACACAGGATCATTAGCAGAGGGCGCTGCAGCAACGATTATAATGAATACGGTTGTTTAATTTGCACGAGTTTACAGTAGCTTATTAGTTACAAAATAAATCATATTTATCTTTAACTCTCCAAAAAGTTAAAAAACAAGTAAAAATTCTTTTGTTCTTGCCTGTAGTCAAAGCCTCCAATTTAGTTGGAGGCTTTTATGAATTTAATAGGGCCATTTAACAAATAATAGTTAGCCGCCTATCAAGTTTTTTGCTCTGCAAAATCTTCTAACATCTTTTTCTGCCTGCTCCAACCCATCTACCTCATAAAGTAACACAGCCTTTAATTCTGAGAAAAAGGCCGGGTCATCTGGGCTCACATACCAGTGAAGCTCTGTGTCCGGAATGCACCGAAATAGATAAAGCTTTCCACTGACAGTTTCTCTGGCTACAATGTACTCCTTTTCGATATGTCCTGAAATGGGCTTAAAAAACATAATTACTTTGTATTTCATTTAGAAATTAAAAATAACGCTTTTAAAGCGTTACCCTCCCTTCCTCATTAGTCACTATAGCTTACTTCTTGTAGCGTGAGACCTATTTCTTGTTCCGAAGCTCCAATCATTAATAAGTCTCTTGTGAAAGAAACGATATTGTCTTTTACTTCTCTCGCTTGTAGCCCAGATTCTTCAATATCTACATCAACGGTTATATTTAACTGCATAAATGCACCTCCATATCAACTTTCTACTAATTTACTTTGACAAATTAAAAAAACTCTTCTATTATAAAGAAGAGTTAGCTATTTCAAGGGTTATAGCGATTTGTCTTTAAAAACCACCACATGGGGACTGGTAGCATCAATAAGCGCAATCCGCCTGTTTTTTAATACGACCCCGTCCAAGGAATTATTATCTGAGGAACAGTGCATAAAATCCACGTCTTCCCCCTTCTCCAGATACGTCTCGCCGATTTTTCTCATAAAAGTAGACTTGCCCACACCCGGTCCGCCTTTTATGCAGATAATCCGGTTCGCTTCTCGCTGCCCCAATATGTAATGGTAGTAGGAATAAAATCCCTCTGTCGTGTTATTTCCTGGAAAAATATGCCGTTCCACAGCCACAAAAAACCGCCCCTTTCAAATTATTACTCTCGCTATAATATGAAAAAGACGGTTTAAATGTTCCGAAATTGCCGGTGCTCTGTTTGTTCTATATTTTTAAAGGCTCTTTATATAAATTCAATATACCTCATCAAACGATACAGCACAATCGTTGTTTCCGCACGTGTGGTATTTTCATCAGGCGCATACTGGCCATTTGCTCTGCCTGTGGTAATACCCGTACTTACCATAGTTGACACAGAATTCTTGCTCCAGCTGCTGATTTGATTCTCATCGTTAAACACGTTCAAAGTCTGATCATAGTCATACTGCTGGGGATCTTTCCCGGCCAGCTTCATGGCTCTTTCAACGATAACAGCCATCTCTGCTCTGGTAATGGCTTCATTCGGCCGGAAAGAATTATCTTCATATCCCTTGATTAAACCATATTTCACGCCAGTTTCCACCGTCTCTTTATACCATGAATCGGAGGCAATGTCCTTGAACCCTAGACTGGTGCTGTTCTCTCTCAAATTTAGGGCTCGTACCAGCATAGACACGAACTCAGCCCTTGTCACTTGCTTATCTGGAAGGAACGTATCTTCCTTTACCCCATTGACGATGAACTTAGATGCCATTTTCTCAATTTCTTCTTTGGCCCAATGATCACTTACATCCTTGAACGTTTTATCATGCTCTACAAC
The genomic region above belongs to Aminipila butyrica and contains:
- a CDS encoding ATPase, translating into MAVERHIFPGNNTTEGFYSYYHYILGQREANRIICIKGGPGVGKSTFMRKIGETYLEKGEDVDFMHCSSDNNSLDGVVLKNRRIALIDATSPHVVVFKDKSL